In bacterium, the following proteins share a genomic window:
- a CDS encoding DUF493 domain-containing protein, translating to MDLDGGQRPDIEYPCPWDFKVIGTCEESLRGAVRDCLAASLNGDFGDREFELGLSRTSSGGKYVSLCLNLMVMDEPERNAIFASLAGHPEIRMVI from the coding sequence ATGGATCTCGACGGCGGTCAGCGCCCGGACATCGAATACCCCTGCCCCTGGGACTTCAAGGTGATCGGCACCTGCGAGGAGTCCCTGCGCGGCGCCGTGCGCGATTGCCTGGCCGCCTCCCTCAACGGCGACTTCGGCGACCGCGAGTTCGAGCTCGGCCTGAGCCGCACCTCGTCCGGCGGCAAGTACGTGTCGCTCTGCCTGAACCTCATGGTCATGGACGAACCGGAACGCAACGCCATCTTCGCCTCGCTCGCCGGACATCCCGAAATCCGCATGGTCATCTGA
- a CDS encoding HEAT repeat domain-containing protein — protein sequence MGLLAGSLLDLRRGERRMALLMGANYFLLLLFYYLLKPARDSLFLVDQAPDRLPLVYILTALIAAPVTAAYARAGARRRLDRLVLLTTGFLAANLVLLRLALPLGSSWLYYVFYSWVGVAGGLTTSQFWLQANGVFDASQAKRIFPLLTVGGIAGAFCGGEITSFLLENLGLDTTDLLAVSAGVLAVSGGLSALVWRGRARGREVIPESGPEEGATGSDLRGVVLSILRSRHLLLTVGIISLTVMTASFVDFQFKTVSWQAYRDGTELTAFLGRFYGRMSLLSLLFQLLLAPRLIRWFGVGNTVLVLPAVMLVGAVAMVAVPGLAAARVLRGGDMVLKYSLDRTSRELLFLPIPLALKKRTKVFIDMFVDRWARGLAGGLLLLLGSVLGLGLRHVAAVTVVLLLVWLLLALMMRRAYVDSFRAAISRREIDLSDLRVRLDDAKTLEVLLGALAGGDRRETIYALDMLVGVSSPAVAYAVRPLLGHEAADVRRRAVAVLAEAPRPEDAEPVAPLLDDPDLDTRVAAVALLARLRDPAARPDLLTGLLRGPGRGRNAALAWLGRTDADEDLRGLVDRAVVDGVLACGEGEGCEGRRVLAGLPWAPAGLGDELWDALLDDADPGVVDAA from the coding sequence ATGGGCCTGCTGGCCGGCAGCCTGCTCGACCTGCGTCGGGGCGAGCGGCGGATGGCCCTCCTGATGGGGGCGAACTACTTCCTGCTGCTGCTGTTCTACTACCTCCTGAAACCCGCCCGCGACTCGCTCTTCCTGGTCGACCAGGCGCCCGACCGCCTGCCCCTGGTGTACATCCTGACGGCGCTGATCGCCGCGCCCGTCACCGCCGCCTACGCCCGCGCCGGGGCGCGCCGCCGCCTCGACCGCCTGGTGCTGCTGACGACCGGCTTCCTGGCGGCGAATCTGGTGCTCCTGCGCCTGGCCCTGCCGCTGGGTTCGTCGTGGCTGTACTACGTCTTCTACAGCTGGGTCGGCGTGGCGGGGGGGCTCACCACGAGCCAGTTCTGGCTGCAGGCCAACGGGGTCTTCGACGCGAGCCAGGCCAAGCGCATCTTCCCCCTGCTCACGGTGGGGGGCATCGCCGGGGCCTTCTGCGGCGGGGAGATCACCAGCTTCCTGCTCGAGAACCTCGGCCTCGACACGACCGACCTGCTCGCCGTCAGCGCGGGCGTGCTGGCGGTGTCGGGCGGGCTGAGCGCCCTGGTGTGGCGGGGGCGGGCCCGGGGGCGCGAGGTGATTCCCGAGAGCGGTCCGGAGGAGGGCGCCACGGGGTCGGACCTGCGGGGCGTCGTGCTGTCGATCCTGCGCTCGCGCCATCTGCTGCTGACGGTGGGCATCATCTCGCTGACGGTGATGACGGCCAGCTTCGTCGACTTCCAGTTCAAGACCGTCAGCTGGCAGGCCTACCGCGACGGCACCGAACTGACGGCCTTCCTGGGCCGTTTCTACGGGCGCATGAGCCTGCTGTCGCTGCTGTTCCAGCTGCTGCTGGCGCCGCGCCTGATCCGCTGGTTCGGCGTGGGCAACACGGTGCTCGTGCTGCCGGCGGTGATGCTGGTCGGCGCCGTGGCCATGGTCGCGGTGCCGGGGCTGGCCGCGGCGCGGGTGCTGCGGGGCGGCGACATGGTGCTGAAGTACAGCCTCGACCGCACGAGCCGCGAGCTGCTCTTCCTGCCCATTCCGCTGGCCCTGAAGAAGCGCACCAAGGTCTTCATCGACATGTTCGTCGACCGCTGGGCGCGGGGGCTCGCGGGCGGGCTGCTGCTGCTGCTGGGCAGCGTGCTGGGGCTCGGCCTGCGGCACGTGGCCGCGGTGACGGTGGTGCTCCTGCTCGTCTGGCTGCTGCTGGCCCTGATGATGCGGCGGGCCTACGTCGATTCGTTCCGGGCGGCCATCTCCCGGCGCGAGATCGACCTGAGCGACCTGCGGGTGCGGCTCGACGACGCCAAGACCCTCGAGGTGCTCCTGGGCGCCCTGGCCGGGGGCGACCGGCGCGAGACGATCTACGCCCTGGACATGCTGGTGGGGGTGTCGTCGCCGGCGGTGGCCTACGCCGTGCGGCCGCTGCTCGGCCACGAGGCGGCCGACGTGCGCCGCCGGGCGGTGGCGGTGCTGGCCGAGGCGCCGCGCCCGGAGGACGCGGAGCCGGTCGCGCCGCTGCTCGACGATCCGGACCTGGACACGCGGGTCGCCGCGGTGGCCCTGCTGGCCCGGCTGCGGGATCCGGCCGCCCGGCCCGACCTGCTCACCGGCCTGCTGCGGGGCCCGGGCCGCGGGCGCAACGCCGCCCTGGCCTGGCTCGGCCGGACCGATGCCGACGAGGACCTGCGCGGACTCGTCGACCGCGCGGTCGTCGACGGGGTGCTGGCCTGCGGCGAGGGCGAGGGCTGCGAGGG
- a CDS encoding rRNA pseudouridine synthase — protein MDENGKRQQHGRRPGAARGDEAPLWHPARAIGLARALLKSGYATRREAERYVREGRVRVGSEIVTDPGRTVEPGATIFLDGRPLVRLEMRYFVLNKPLRVTSDTAEGTGRRHVADFFPPDVPGMAAAGRMDAKSQGLILMSNDTAWNTLVTTTPGLEQEFRVQVDGALTDIEISVMGAGVQLPGLGLFRPRTVRVIERMQDRTVVSITLREGKVRQLRRMLETLRHKVTVVRRIRIGDIRLGDLQVGAVRELSGPEVQSIREIAAAGRKREKRRGEKEPA, from the coding sequence ATGGACGAGAACGGCAAGAGGCAACAGCACGGCCGGCGACCCGGCGCCGCGCGCGGGGACGAGGCGCCCCTGTGGCATCCGGCCCGGGCCATCGGCCTGGCGCGGGCGCTCCTGAAGTCGGGTTACGCCACGCGGCGCGAAGCCGAGCGGTACGTGCGCGAGGGCCGGGTCCGGGTCGGCAGCGAGATCGTGACCGATCCGGGCCGCACCGTCGAGCCGGGGGCGACGATCTTCCTGGACGGGCGCCCCCTCGTGCGGCTGGAGATGCGCTACTTCGTGTTGAACAAGCCGCTGCGCGTGACCAGCGACACCGCCGAGGGCACCGGCCGCCGCCACGTGGCCGACTTCTTCCCGCCCGACGTGCCGGGCATGGCCGCCGCCGGCCGCATGGATGCCAAGAGCCAGGGCCTGATCCTCATGTCCAACGACACGGCCTGGAACACCCTGGTGACGACCACGCCCGGCCTGGAGCAGGAGTTCCGGGTGCAGGTCGACGGCGCCCTCACCGACATCGAGATCAGCGTCATGGGGGCCGGCGTGCAGCTGCCCGGCCTCGGCCTCTTCCGCCCGCGCACGGTGCGGGTGATCGAGCGCATGCAGGACCGCACCGTCGTCAGCATCACCCTGCGCGAGGGGAAGGTGCGCCAGCTGCGGCGCATGCTCGAGACCCTGCGGCACAAGGTCACGGTGGTGCGGCGCATCCGCATCGGGGACATCCGGCTGGGCGATCTGCAGGTGGGGGCCGTGCGCGAGCTGAGCGGTCCGGAGGTGCAGTCGATCCGCGAGATCGCGGCGGCCGGCCGCAAGCGCGAGAAGCGGCGCGGCGAGAAGGAGCCGGCATGA
- a CDS encoding sulfite exporter TauE/SafE family protein, which translates to MPETIFTGPALYALTCAVLVVAQLVYVLFGFGSGLITVGALALVFPDLRDPVVMVLLVNLPAEVLVSWRSRHEIRWRPIMGLGAGIAVGIPVGAWLLERVPTTPLLKALGVFLVLVGAVFAALPPGGRWRPRGALAPPVGLVSGVLNGLFGTGGPPVIIWYHLADVGKSAFRANLMTIFLLMTLVRAPSYAAAGLITTPRLWSALAVAPAVVCGAWWGHRAHVRISERTFRRLVALLLAVIGAGLLAR; encoded by the coding sequence GTGCCCGAGACCATCTTCACCGGCCCCGCCCTCTACGCCCTGACCTGCGCCGTGCTGGTGGTGGCCCAGCTCGTGTACGTGCTCTTCGGCTTCGGCTCGGGGCTGATCACGGTCGGAGCCCTGGCGCTCGTCTTCCCCGACCTGCGCGACCCGGTGGTGATGGTGCTGCTGGTGAACCTGCCGGCCGAGGTGCTGGTGAGCTGGCGGTCGCGGCACGAGATCCGCTGGCGGCCGATCATGGGGCTCGGGGCGGGCATCGCCGTGGGCATTCCCGTGGGCGCGTGGCTGCTCGAGCGGGTGCCGACCACGCCGCTGCTGAAGGCCCTCGGTGTCTTCCTGGTGCTTGTGGGAGCGGTCTTCGCGGCCCTGCCGCCCGGCGGGCGCTGGCGGCCCCGGGGCGCGCTGGCGCCGCCGGTGGGCCTGGTCAGCGGGGTGCTCAACGGCCTGTTCGGCACGGGCGGGCCGCCGGTGATCATCTGGTACCACCTGGCCGACGTGGGCAAGAGCGCCTTCCGCGCCAACCTGATGACGATCTTCCTGCTGATGACCCTGGTGCGGGCCCCGAGCTACGCCGCGGCCGGCCTGATCACGACGCCCCGCCTGTGGTCGGCCCTGGCCGTGGCCCCGGCCGTGGTCTGCGGCGCCTGGTGGGGGCACCGGGCCCACGTGCGCATCTCCGAGCGCACCTTCCGGCGCCTGGTGGCGCTGCTGCTGGCCGTGATCGGCGCGGGCCTGCTGGCCCGCTGA
- a CDS encoding calcium/sodium antiporter, translating into MNPLDILIFGGGLVLLIGGAWVLISGGTRVAAVMGVPPVVVGLTVVAFGTSAPELFVSILGAMKGSSGLVLGNVVGSNVANLGLILALAAIIRPVIVEKGLSRNEVPFTLAASAVFAWQVWDGTLSRLDAAVLVAGFVAFMGWTWRNRDRGALVPAAPEVQVAPDRRGREMAVGGLMVAGGVIGLAGGGQLIVDAAVRMAAAFGVSETVIGLTMVAVGTSLPELATTIVAAFRDEDDLALGNIIGSNLFNILAVAGPVGLVWGLNVEDGQAPLRQLPLAPSPNQLQLVSMLLVTLLVFVMIVLGRGKVGRLRGLLLLAVYAAIMFIWTTS; encoded by the coding sequence TTGAACCCGCTCGATATCCTGATCTTCGGCGGCGGGCTCGTGCTGCTGATCGGCGGCGCCTGGGTGCTGATCAGCGGCGGCACGCGCGTCGCCGCGGTGATGGGCGTGCCGCCGGTGGTGGTGGGCCTGACGGTGGTGGCCTTCGGCACCTCGGCGCCCGAACTCTTCGTCTCGATCCTGGGCGCCATGAAGGGGTCGTCGGGGCTCGTCCTGGGCAACGTGGTCGGCTCGAACGTGGCGAACCTGGGCCTGATCCTGGCCCTGGCCGCCATCATCCGGCCCGTGATCGTGGAGAAGGGGCTGAGCCGCAACGAGGTGCCCTTCACCCTGGCCGCCTCGGCGGTCTTCGCGTGGCAGGTGTGGGACGGCACCCTGTCGCGGCTGGACGCGGCGGTGCTCGTGGCGGGCTTCGTCGCGTTCATGGGCTGGACCTGGCGCAACCGCGACCGGGGCGCCCTGGTGCCGGCCGCGCCGGAGGTGCAGGTGGCGCCGGACCGGCGTGGTCGCGAGATGGCCGTGGGCGGCCTGATGGTCGCGGGCGGCGTGATCGGCCTGGCCGGGGGCGGGCAGCTCATCGTCGACGCGGCGGTGCGCATGGCGGCCGCCTTCGGCGTGTCCGAGACGGTCATCGGCCTGACCATGGTGGCCGTCGGCACGAGCCTGCCGGAACTGGCGACCACGATCGTGGCCGCGTTCCGGGACGAGGACGATCTGGCCCTCGGCAACATCATCGGCTCGAACCTCTTCAACATCCTGGCGGTGGCCGGCCCGGTGGGCCTGGTGTGGGGCCTGAACGTCGAGGACGGGCAGGCGCCCCTGCGGCAACTGCCCCTGGCGCCGTCGCCGAACCAGCTGCAGCTCGTCTCGATGCTGCTCGTGACCCTGCTCGTGTTCGTGATGATCGTCCTGGGGCGGGGGAAGGTCGGCCGCCTGCGGGGGCTGTTGCTCCTCGCCGTGTATGCCGCGATCATGTTCATCTGGACCACGTCCTGA
- a CDS encoding cyclase family protein, translated as MPHLIDLSHPIVPDMPQWPGDGQPLEISRLSRHGPDSHMSSALRFGCHVGTHIDAPLHFLDGAPSVDTMPLERFCGPALVVRCPDGDKPGALGPELLDGHDLAGIDFVLFATGLARHWGTPRYYAGWSYLSPALARRLADAGLKGVGLDTPSLDPFGGQEAHDICAPAGLINIENLADLSGVPDRGWELMVFPLRLHGTEASPVRAVARLEAQP; from the coding sequence TTGCCGCACCTGATCGACCTGAGCCACCCCATCGTGCCGGACATGCCCCAGTGGCCCGGCGACGGGCAGCCCCTCGAGATTTCCCGCCTGAGCCGGCACGGCCCCGACTCGCACATGAGCAGCGCGCTCCGCTTCGGCTGCCACGTGGGCACCCACATCGACGCGCCCCTGCACTTCCTGGACGGGGCCCCGTCGGTCGACACCATGCCGCTGGAACGCTTCTGCGGCCCGGCCCTGGTCGTGCGCTGCCCCGACGGCGACAAGCCCGGCGCTCTCGGTCCCGAACTGCTCGACGGCCACGACCTGGCGGGCATCGACTTCGTGCTCTTCGCCACCGGCCTGGCCCGGCACTGGGGCACGCCGCGCTACTACGCGGGCTGGTCGTACCTGAGTCCGGCCCTGGCCCGCCGGCTGGCGGACGCCGGCCTCAAGGGCGTGGGGCTCGACACGCCCAGCCTCGATCCCTTCGGCGGCCAGGAGGCCCACGACATCTGCGCCCCGGCCGGCCTGATCAACATCGAGAACCTGGCCGACCTGTCCGGCGTGCCGGACCGGGGCTGGGAGCTGATGGTCTTCCCCCTGCGGCTGCACGGCACGGAGGCCTCGCCGGTGCGCGCGGTGGCCCGCCTGGAGGCGCAGCCTTGA
- a CDS encoding transporter substrate-binding domain-containing protein encodes MALALLFGGCGDRIDDGFPSATDRQPAIAHPALEHDLGAIHGGGVLRILTRYNATNYFIHKGGQAGFDYELALHFAREHDLTLEVEVVDDDADLVSLLNAGRGDLVCAGLTPDGDLGRWTTATRPTNFVRKVLVVAEDSPIDDDPASLNRMTVTVPAGEPNREALLAYRREHRLHFFVTAGRPGADPEELLADVAAGRSDAVVVDDIVARATMKHLPGLRIGPVLGPRQPTVWYLRENCPDLRAAVNEFLRRHIWMSADGEPLRSRTYGIIYDRYFENPLTIRGFREAANRPDLSGAISPYDDLIRRKAEEAGFDWRLIAAQIYQESRFYPFARSRANARGLMQVLPRFGGAQGDSLYEPEANLTAGLRLMRATWLSYAYLDSLDRLRFTLAEYHAGHGHVTDARRIAMEMGRNPNRWEGSLAVTLPRLMERRHFSRARHGYYGGAETVSYVEEILNRYRSYMRLVPRTPETPPDVPPDGPPTESGPVDVTAVPELAIPPEPR; translated from the coding sequence GTGGCACTGGCCCTGCTGTTCGGCGGCTGCGGCGACCGCATCGACGACGGATTCCCGTCCGCGACCGACCGGCAACCGGCCATCGCCCATCCGGCCCTCGAGCACGATCTCGGCGCCATCCACGGTGGCGGGGTGCTGCGGATCCTGACCCGCTACAACGCCACCAACTACTTCATCCACAAGGGCGGCCAGGCCGGCTTCGACTACGAGCTGGCCCTCCACTTCGCCCGCGAGCACGACCTGACCCTGGAGGTCGAGGTGGTCGACGACGACGCCGACCTCGTGTCGCTGCTCAACGCCGGCCGCGGCGACCTCGTCTGCGCCGGCCTGACCCCGGACGGGGACCTCGGCCGCTGGACGACCGCCACCCGCCCCACCAACTTCGTGCGCAAGGTGCTCGTCGTGGCCGAGGACTCGCCCATCGACGACGACCCGGCCTCCCTGAACCGCATGACAGTGACCGTGCCCGCGGGCGAGCCGAACCGCGAGGCGCTGCTGGCCTACCGGCGCGAGCACCGCCTGCACTTCTTCGTCACGGCGGGCCGGCCCGGCGCCGACCCGGAGGAGCTCCTCGCCGACGTGGCCGCCGGCCGCAGCGACGCGGTGGTGGTCGACGACATCGTCGCCCGCGCGACCATGAAGCACCTGCCCGGCCTGCGCATCGGGCCGGTGCTCGGCCCGCGCCAGCCCACCGTGTGGTACCTGCGCGAGAACTGCCCCGACCTGCGGGCGGCGGTGAACGAGTTCCTGCGCCGGCACATCTGGATGAGCGCCGACGGCGAGCCCCTGCGCAGCCGCACCTACGGCATCATCTACGACCGCTACTTCGAGAACCCCCTCACGATCCGGGGCTTCCGCGAGGCGGCCAACCGCCCCGATCTCAGCGGCGCCATCTCGCCCTACGACGACCTCATCCGGCGCAAGGCCGAGGAGGCGGGCTTCGACTGGCGCCTCATCGCGGCCCAGATCTACCAGGAGTCGCGCTTCTACCCCTTCGCGCGCAGCCGCGCCAATGCCCGGGGCCTGATGCAGGTGTTGCCCCGCTTCGGCGGTGCCCAGGGCGACAGCCTGTACGAGCCCGAGGCCAACCTCACCGCGGGCCTGCGCCTCATGCGCGCGACCTGGCTCAGCTACGCCTACCTCGACTCCCTCGACCGCCTGCGCTTCACCCTCGCGGAGTACCACGCCGGCCACGGCCACGTGACCGACGCCCGCCGCATCGCCATGGAGATGGGCCGCAATCCCAACCGGTGGGAGGGTTCGCTCGCGGTGACCTTGCCGCGGCTGATGGAGCGGCGCCACTTCAGCCGCGCCCGCCACGGCTACTACGGCGGCGCGGAGACGGTGTCCTACGTCGAGGAGATCCTCAACCGCTACCGCAGCTACATGCGGCTGGTGCCGCGCACGCCCGAGACCCCGCCGGACGTGCCGCCGGATGGGCCGCCGACCGAGTCCGGACCCGTCGACGTGACGGCCGTGCCCGAGCTGGCGATCCCGCCCGAACCGCGCTGA
- a CDS encoding DUF503 domain-containing protein, producing MDDVRIFTGTLIADLVLPGARTLKERRAPLQALIRKLRNHDLAVAQVGPAELTQRAFVAVSAVSGSAALLDDLLAEAERLLFASDFEVGELRRLDGVESFPSG from the coding sequence ATGGACGACGTCCGCATCTTCACCGGCACCCTGATCGCCGACCTGGTGCTGCCCGGAGCGCGCACGCTCAAGGAGAGGCGCGCGCCCCTGCAGGCCCTGATCCGGAAACTGCGCAACCATGACCTCGCCGTCGCCCAGGTCGGGCCCGCCGAGTTGACCCAGCGGGCCTTCGTGGCCGTGTCCGCCGTGAGCGGGTCGGCGGCCCTGCTCGACGACCTGCTCGCCGAAGCCGAGCGGCTGCTCTTCGCCTCGGACTTCGAGGTGGGCGAGTTGCGCCGGCTGGACGGCGTGGAGTCCTTCCCTTCGGGCTGA